The DNA window ATCTAACGAAAAAGTCCAACAATTACCTGCAAACGAGCAACCTCTCCCAATTGCATTCCCAAAACACCTTCATCCCATCCTGATACAAACAGAGAGAGATTTTCTTTAGCTGTAGTTTCAGAGGGAAAGTTCAGATTTTTGAACATCCTGTTAATATTAAGCAAACTATAATAGTAATTGACTGTTGAAAACTTCCAATCCATGTATATAACATTATTGAAACATATCAATTGCAATATCAAGCACAGAATCACACGACAAACTGAGATTGTAGAGTATTATAACCTTTAATAACAGAACCTAGGCCGATCTTGAAAGTAAAAGGCTCCTGTCCAGGATCCTTTGTgctaaacaaacaaaaaagagTAAAAATAAGATAAAGGCATGGATCGATAAAAAGGAGAAATCAAAATTGAAGTTGTTCAACAGATTCGTAAGCGTACCTCCAAAACTTCTTAGTAAGATCGCCATTTTTGCCTGCATGTAAAGCAAGACGGCGGGAGTTAGAGCAAATATTCAGTAGAGAGATTAGATATCGAACGAAATATAGAGAAAGGTAAAGAAATAACCAAATCCAGTGCAGTGAACGGTGACGGTTTGGCCGACGACGGGCTTGGGACCGTTTCCAGCTTTCAAAATCTGCTTTTCCACTCCCATTTTCCAAGTTTTGATTCTTCGATCTTCGATtcttctctctctccctctctttatgtatttagggttaggaAGTGGCGTTCTAGATTAGATGATGCTCACATACTGTCTTGacaattatgtatatatatgtccCTCTAGTTATGCAACAATTGACATTTTGACTcaaatgatttattaatatagaaattatataaataaaataaatatataatttattttttattttaaataaatataataatcat is part of the Impatiens glandulifera chromosome 1, dImpGla2.1, whole genome shotgun sequence genome and encodes:
- the LOC124921794 gene encoding peptidyl-prolyl cis-trans isomerase FKBP12; the protein is MGVEKQILKAGNGPKPVVGQTVTVHCTGFGKNGDLTKKFWSTKDPGQEPFTFKIGLGSVIKGWDEGVLGMQLGEVARLQCSPDYAYGSGGFPAWGIQPNSVLDFEIEVLSVK